Proteins co-encoded in one Kribbella solani genomic window:
- the pseB gene encoding UDP-N-acetylglucosamine 4,6-dehydratase (inverting), with amino-acid sequence MSILTGSDILVTGGTGSFGRTFVRHVLNTLDPRRIIVFSRDELKQWEVRQSFGDDPRLRFFLGDVRDRTRLLRAMHRVDYVVHAAALKQVDSGEYNPWEFVQTNVVGSQNVIEAAIDSGVKRVVALSTDKASSPINLYGATKLTADKLFINGNHYAAAYDTRFSVVRYGNVMGSRGSIIPKFRALHAAGQSLPITDLRCTRFLITLPEAVEFVVDSFDLMTGGELYVPRIPSMKVTDLAEAIAPGAAMHDVGLRPGEKLHEEMISPEEGRRAVSLGNRYVLQPDLASWGYQPPAAGVPVQDGFHYASDTNDQWYSIEEIRKILEGDA; translated from the coding sequence GTGTCTATCCTCACCGGCTCCGACATCCTGGTCACCGGCGGCACCGGGTCCTTCGGGCGAACCTTCGTCCGGCATGTGCTGAACACCTTGGACCCACGCCGGATCATCGTCTTCAGCCGCGACGAGCTGAAGCAGTGGGAAGTACGCCAGTCGTTCGGCGACGATCCGCGGCTGCGGTTCTTCCTCGGCGACGTCCGCGACCGAACCCGGTTGCTGCGGGCGATGCACCGCGTCGACTACGTGGTCCACGCCGCCGCGCTGAAGCAGGTGGACAGCGGCGAGTACAACCCGTGGGAGTTCGTCCAGACCAACGTGGTCGGCTCACAGAACGTGATCGAGGCCGCGATCGACAGCGGCGTGAAACGGGTCGTCGCGCTGTCCACCGACAAGGCGTCCAGCCCGATCAACCTGTACGGCGCGACCAAGCTGACCGCCGACAAGCTGTTCATCAACGGCAACCACTACGCCGCCGCGTACGACACCCGCTTCAGCGTGGTGCGGTACGGCAACGTGATGGGCAGCCGCGGCTCGATCATCCCGAAGTTCCGCGCGCTGCACGCGGCCGGGCAGTCGCTGCCGATCACCGATCTGCGCTGCACCCGGTTCCTGATCACGCTGCCGGAGGCGGTCGAGTTCGTCGTCGATTCGTTCGACCTGATGACGGGCGGTGAGCTGTACGTACCGCGGATCCCGTCGATGAAGGTGACCGACCTGGCCGAGGCGATCGCCCCCGGCGCGGCGATGCACGACGTCGGCCTGCGTCCGGGCGAGAAGCTGCACGAGGAGATGATCAGCCCGGAGGAAGGCCGCCGCGCCGTCTCCCTCGGCAACCGGTACGTCCTGCAGCCCGACCTGGCCAGCTGGGGCTACCAGCCGCCGGCCGCCGGCGTGCCGGTGCAGGACGGCTTCCACTACGCGTCCGACACCAACGACCAGTGGTACTCGATCGAGGAGATCCGCAAGATCCTCGAAGGCGACGCCTGA
- a CDS encoding DegT/DnrJ/EryC1/StrS family aminotransferase: MLPYGRQSVSEADIEAVTAVLRGDWLTTGPAVTAFEDAISELAGGHRAVSCTSGTAALHMAYAALGVGPGDEVVTTPMTFVATASSAAILGAKVVFADVDADTALLDPAAVDAVVTERTKVIAAVDYAGQAAEYAALQPIADRVGAKTLADAAHSVGGTADGRPVGDLADVTTLSFFPTKNLTTGEGGAVVCKDPAIGQRAHEFHFIGLVRDPDRFEITDEGPWHQEVHEYGVNYRLTDLGAALGLSQLRRLAEFKRRRTEITARYNAAFAGVDGLRTPVQRSGVDPMWHLYPIRVLGGRRREVFERMRAAGIGVQVNYIPVYWHPVFARQGYRRGLCPNAEQFYAEELSLPLYPDLTDGDVDRVIDTLVTLVG; the protein is encoded by the coding sequence ATGCTGCCGTACGGGCGTCAGTCTGTTTCCGAGGCGGACATCGAGGCCGTCACCGCGGTACTGCGGGGCGACTGGCTGACCACCGGTCCGGCGGTCACTGCGTTCGAGGACGCGATCTCCGAGTTGGCCGGCGGGCATCGGGCAGTCAGCTGTACGTCGGGCACGGCCGCGCTGCACATGGCGTACGCCGCGCTCGGGGTCGGGCCAGGTGACGAGGTGGTGACCACGCCGATGACGTTCGTGGCGACCGCATCGTCGGCCGCGATTCTCGGCGCGAAGGTCGTCTTCGCGGACGTCGACGCGGACACCGCGCTGCTCGACCCGGCCGCCGTCGACGCGGTGGTGACCGAGCGGACCAAGGTGATCGCCGCGGTCGACTACGCGGGGCAGGCGGCCGAGTACGCCGCGCTGCAACCGATCGCGGACCGGGTCGGCGCGAAGACCCTCGCCGACGCGGCGCATTCGGTCGGCGGTACGGCGGACGGGCGCCCGGTCGGCGACCTCGCCGACGTCACCACACTGTCCTTCTTCCCGACCAAGAACCTGACCACCGGCGAAGGCGGCGCGGTCGTCTGCAAGGACCCGGCGATCGGGCAGCGCGCGCACGAGTTCCACTTCATCGGGCTGGTCCGCGACCCGGACCGGTTCGAGATCACCGATGAAGGTCCGTGGCACCAGGAGGTGCACGAGTACGGCGTCAACTACCGGCTGACCGATCTCGGCGCCGCGCTCGGGCTGTCGCAGTTGCGGCGGCTCGCGGAGTTCAAGCGGCGGCGCACCGAGATCACCGCTCGCTACAACGCGGCGTTCGCCGGGGTGGACGGGCTGCGGACGCCGGTACAGCGGTCCGGCGTCGATCCGATGTGGCATCTCTACCCGATTCGTGTACTCGGCGGGCGCCGGCGTGAGGTGTTCGAGCGGATGCGCGCGGCCGGGATCGGGGTCCAGGTGAACTACATTCCGGTCTACTGGCATCCGGTGTTCGCCCGGCAGGGGTACCGGCGGGGGTTGTGCCCGAATGCCGAGCAGTTCTACGCCGAGGAGCTGTCCCTACCGCTGTACCCGGACCTCACCGACGGTGACGTCGACCGGGTGATCGACACACTCGTGACTCTGGTTGGATAA
- a CDS encoding cytidylyltransferase domain-containing protein, with the protein MEQLKIGIVTQVRVTSTRLPAKVMLTVAGRTYLEHHLARLARTDLPVIVATTTNHQDDLVVQVCEDHGIPVFRGSEDDVLSRFAGAAREHDLDALVRVTSDCPLIDPEIVAAGVDRWRAENDPDLYISNCLERTYPRGMDFEIFSAARLYDAEARATLKADREHVTSYLHQNRSGEMRLLNLPWTGGGAQYRLTLDTADDWKLLDALIEDFDAPRLGCAELVAILDAHPELAALNAHIEQKKLGE; encoded by the coding sequence ATGGAACAGCTGAAGATCGGCATCGTCACCCAGGTCCGCGTGACCAGTACGCGGCTGCCGGCCAAGGTGATGCTGACCGTCGCGGGCCGCACGTACCTGGAACATCACCTGGCCCGGCTCGCGCGCACCGATCTGCCGGTGATCGTCGCGACCACCACGAACCACCAGGACGACCTGGTCGTGCAGGTGTGCGAGGACCACGGCATCCCGGTGTTCCGCGGCAGCGAGGACGACGTCCTCAGCCGGTTCGCGGGCGCGGCCCGCGAACACGACCTGGACGCGCTGGTCCGGGTCACCTCGGACTGCCCGCTGATCGACCCGGAGATCGTTGCCGCGGGCGTCGATCGGTGGCGCGCCGAGAACGACCCCGACCTGTACATCTCGAACTGCCTGGAGCGTACGTATCCGCGCGGAATGGACTTCGAGATCTTCTCCGCGGCCCGGCTGTACGACGCCGAGGCCCGCGCCACGCTGAAGGCGGACCGCGAGCACGTCACCTCGTACCTGCACCAGAACCGCTCCGGCGAGATGCGGCTGCTGAACCTGCCGTGGACCGGCGGCGGCGCCCAGTACCGGCTGACGCTGGACACCGCGGACGACTGGAAACTGCTGGACGCGCTGATCGAGGACTTCGACGCGCCGCGGCTCGGCTGCGCCGAACTGGTCGCGATCCTGGACGCGCATCCGGAGCTGGCCGCGCTGAACGCACATATCGAGCAGAAGAAACTCGGCGAGTGA
- a CDS encoding class I SAM-dependent methyltransferase, whose translation MTTDDPADRPADRPSGHAAGSATGNGSGLRGASFGARATSFGEVAAAYELGRPTFPVEALTWILGPGRGLQVLDLGAGTGKLAAVAAGLGHHVIAVDPSPEMLDVCRRRPGVDTMVGTAESIPLAHASVDAVIVGQAFHWFDHARALPEIARVLRPNGVLGLLWNNADTVVPWVRRIWQVMQGDAHLGEHRGGSDRFEPLPVLEQSNLFALIETARFRHWHDLDRNGLRQLAQSHSRVAVLKETRRDQVLEQIDLLYEHTARPPEPLRMPYLTDCFRARPSEFANYRRTLDGPVAPHL comes from the coding sequence ATGACCACCGATGACCCAGCCGATCGCCCCGCCGATCGCCCATCCGGCCACGCCGCCGGCAGCGCGACCGGCAACGGGTCCGGCCTGCGCGGGGCGTCGTTCGGCGCCCGGGCGACGTCGTTCGGCGAGGTCGCGGCGGCGTACGAGCTGGGCCGGCCGACTTTCCCGGTCGAGGCACTGACCTGGATCCTCGGCCCGGGCCGCGGCCTGCAGGTGCTCGATCTGGGCGCCGGCACCGGGAAGCTCGCGGCGGTCGCGGCCGGGCTCGGCCACCACGTGATCGCGGTCGACCCGTCGCCGGAGATGCTCGACGTCTGCCGCCGCCGGCCAGGGGTCGACACCATGGTCGGCACCGCCGAGTCGATCCCGCTCGCGCACGCCTCGGTGGACGCGGTGATCGTTGGTCAGGCCTTTCATTGGTTCGACCACGCCCGGGCGCTGCCGGAGATCGCCCGGGTGCTGCGCCCGAACGGCGTCCTCGGCCTGCTCTGGAACAACGCCGACACCGTCGTACCGTGGGTCCGGCGGATCTGGCAGGTGATGCAGGGCGACGCCCATCTGGGCGAGCACAGAGGCGGCAGCGACCGCTTCGAACCGCTCCCGGTCCTGGAGCAGTCCAACCTCTTCGCGCTGATCGAAACGGCCCGGTTCCGGCACTGGCACGATCTCGACCGCAACGGCCTGCGGCAGCTCGCCCAATCACATTCACGGGTCGCCGTACTCAAGGAGACCAGGCGCGACCAGGTGCTCGAGCAGATCGACCTCCTGTACGAACACACCGCCCGCCCACCGGAGCCGCTGCGGATGCCGTACCTGACCGACTGCTTCCGCGCCCGCCCGAGCGAATTCGCCAACTACCGCCGCACCCTCGACGGCCCGGTCGCACCCCACCTCTAG
- a CDS encoding DUF485 domain-containing protein: MDDEMVRERDARAYEAVHDAADFTELKRRYKNFVVPWTIAFMTWYLAYVACNNWARDFMSHKVAGHVNVALIFGLLQFVSTFLIAALYGRFANRKLDPLAHGLNAKYKRERRR, encoded by the coding sequence ATGGACGACGAGATGGTGCGCGAGCGGGACGCCCGCGCGTACGAGGCGGTGCACGACGCGGCCGACTTCACCGAGCTGAAACGGCGCTACAAGAACTTCGTCGTGCCCTGGACGATCGCCTTCATGACCTGGTACCTGGCCTACGTCGCCTGCAACAACTGGGCCCGCGACTTCATGAGCCACAAGGTGGCCGGGCATGTGAACGTGGCGCTGATCTTCGGCCTGCTGCAGTTCGTGTCCACGTTCCTGATCGCCGCTCTGTACGGCCGGTTCGCGAACCGGAAACTCGATCCGCTCGCACACGGGCTGAACGCCAAGTACAAGAGGGAGCGTCGCCGGTGA
- a CDS encoding MarR family winged helix-turn-helix transcriptional regulator, whose translation MPVPLWRLPTEVIALAQEALQLLVSMHRIVRHLRRSRTTTVLHPTQFLALMLIADEQPIRIGEIALRVPCSQPTATTTVAALEQAGLVRREPDPVDGRATAVVLTDTGAETVAASGRQAADELAKLLSRLPEEDQTLVLKAGAALARITDDL comes from the coding sequence ATGCCTGTGCCACTATGGCGGCTCCCGACGGAGGTGATCGCCTTGGCGCAGGAGGCCCTGCAACTACTGGTCAGCATGCACCGAATCGTCAGGCACCTGCGCCGGAGCCGGACCACTACGGTCCTGCACCCGACGCAGTTCCTGGCCCTGATGCTGATCGCCGACGAGCAACCGATCCGGATCGGCGAAATCGCCCTCCGGGTACCGTGCTCCCAACCCACCGCCACCACCACGGTCGCGGCCCTCGAACAAGCCGGCCTGGTCCGCCGCGAACCAGACCCCGTGGACGGCCGCGCCACCGCCGTGGTCCTCACCGACACCGGCGCCGAAACCGTAGCCGCCTCCGGCCGCCAGGCCGCCGACGAACTCGCCAAACTCCTCAGCCGCCTCCCCGAAGAAGACCAAACCCTGGTCCTCAAAGCCGGCGCAGCCCTCGCCCGAATAACCGACGACCTGTAA
- the asnB gene encoding asparagine synthase (glutamine-hydrolyzing) yields MYLARGATLMCGITGWVAYRQDLGAEQGTVDAMTATMSCRGPDADGTWYAPHVALGHRRLAVIDLAGGEQPMTTEVAHDGRTVTLGMVYSGEVYNFTELRDELRRRGHPFRTDSDTEVVLRAYAEWGTSFAERLNGMYALAIWDPRIETLVMVRDRMGIKPFFYYPTTDGVLFGSEPKAILANPSVPAVVEANGFQELLTATKTPGKSLWAGMSEVEPGTVVTVDRAGLHRRTYWRLETRQHTDDQETSIARVRELLDDITRRQLVADVPRCVLLSGGLDSSAITALAAGQLADAGRKVRSFAVDFVGQEENFQPDELRGTPDTPYVHDVADLVQSQHSDIVLENAVLTDPDIRRKVIRANDAPLGGDMFCSLYLLFAAIREQSTVALSGESADEVFGGYLWFHDAEVQQHQTFPWVAYAVSRRGDGPFSVLRPDVLQRLDLRGHLHDRYAEAIGEVQRLDGESDHECTMRKICYLHLTRMVRLLLDRKDRMSMAVGLEVRVPFCDHRLVEYVYNTPWSLKIFDGHEKSLLRAATRDVLPESVVQRRKSPYPQTQDPAYVAALAEQTRGLLADRHPVFELLDRKMVQEQAVQADGAARRHLEQTLSLATWIDLYRPEIRLG; encoded by the coding sequence ATGTATCTCGCGAGAGGAGCAACCCTGATGTGTGGCATCACCGGGTGGGTGGCGTACCGGCAGGATCTCGGCGCGGAACAGGGCACCGTCGACGCGATGACCGCGACGATGTCGTGTCGCGGGCCGGACGCCGACGGCACCTGGTACGCGCCGCACGTGGCCCTCGGTCATCGCCGGCTCGCGGTCATCGACCTGGCCGGCGGCGAGCAGCCGATGACGACCGAGGTCGCGCACGACGGGCGGACGGTCACGCTCGGAATGGTCTACAGCGGTGAGGTCTACAACTTCACCGAGCTGCGCGACGAGCTGCGCCGCCGCGGGCATCCGTTCCGGACCGATTCCGACACCGAGGTCGTGCTCCGCGCGTACGCCGAATGGGGTACGTCCTTCGCCGAACGCCTGAACGGCATGTACGCGCTCGCGATCTGGGATCCGCGGATCGAGACCCTGGTGATGGTCCGCGACCGGATGGGCATCAAACCGTTCTTCTACTACCCGACCACCGACGGCGTACTCTTCGGCTCCGAACCGAAGGCGATCCTCGCGAACCCGTCCGTACCGGCCGTTGTCGAGGCCAACGGTTTCCAAGAGTTGCTGACGGCAACAAAAACTCCCGGAAAGTCCTTGTGGGCAGGGATGTCCGAAGTCGAGCCCGGCACCGTCGTCACCGTCGATCGCGCCGGCCTGCACCGGCGTACGTACTGGCGACTCGAAACCCGGCAGCACACCGACGACCAGGAAACGTCGATCGCGCGCGTCCGGGAACTCCTCGACGACATCACCCGCCGCCAGCTCGTCGCGGACGTTCCACGCTGCGTACTCCTGTCCGGCGGCCTGGATTCGAGCGCCATCACCGCGCTGGCGGCCGGTCAACTCGCCGACGCCGGCCGCAAGGTACGCAGTTTCGCGGTCGATTTCGTCGGCCAGGAAGAGAACTTCCAGCCGGACGAGCTCCGCGGTACGCCGGACACGCCGTATGTCCACGACGTCGCCGACCTCGTACAGTCGCAGCACTCCGACATCGTGCTGGAGAACGCGGTGCTGACCGATCCGGACATCCGGCGGAAGGTGATCCGCGCCAACGACGCACCGCTCGGCGGCGACATGTTCTGCTCGCTGTACCTGCTGTTCGCGGCGATCCGCGAGCAGTCGACGGTCGCGCTGTCGGGCGAGTCCGCGGACGAGGTGTTCGGCGGGTACCTGTGGTTCCACGACGCCGAGGTCCAGCAGCACCAGACGTTTCCGTGGGTCGCGTACGCCGTGTCCCGGCGGGGCGACGGGCCGTTCAGCGTACTGCGCCCGGACGTACTGCAGCGGCTCGATCTTCGCGGGCATCTGCACGACCGGTACGCCGAAGCGATCGGCGAGGTGCAACGGCTGGACGGCGAATCCGACCACGAGTGCACGATGCGGAAGATCTGCTACCTGCACCTGACCCGGATGGTGCGGCTCCTGCTCGACCGGAAGGATCGGATGAGCATGGCGGTCGGGCTGGAGGTACGCGTCCCGTTCTGCGACCACCGGCTGGTCGAGTACGTCTACAACACGCCGTGGTCGCTGAAGATATTCGACGGGCACGAGAAGAGCCTGCTGCGGGCAGCGACGCGGGACGTGCTGCCGGAGTCGGTGGTGCAGCGGCGCAAGTCCCCGTACCCGCAGACGCAGGACCCGGCGTACGTGGCCGCGCTTGCGGAGCAGACGCGTGGTCTACTGGCCGATCGGCATCCGGTGTTCGAGCTGCTCGACCGGAAAATGGTGCAGGAGCAGGCGGTGCAGGCGGATGGCGCGGCACGCCGGCACCTGGAACAGACGCTGTCGCTGGCGACCTGGATAGACCTCTATCGCCCAGAGATTCGGCTCGGTTGA
- the acs gene encoding acetate--CoA ligase, translating into MHEERRFEPPADLAAQANLKADAYDRAAADFEGFWAEQAKRLTWATEPTETLDWSNPPFAKWYADGKLNAAYNCVDRHVENGLGDKVAYYFEGEPGDTREITYAQLKDDVSQAANALLELNVKAGDIVAIYMPMIPETVVAMLACARIGAPHTVIFGGFSSEALKDRILDCDARVVITSDGGYRRGAPAALKPAVDAALVDCPDVRNVLVVKRTGQETAMTDGRDLWWEDFVGKQSAEHQPEAFDAEHPLYVMYTSGSTGKPKGILHTTGGYLVGTSYTQWGVFDLKPDTDVYWTAADIGWVTGHSYIVYGALANASTSVLYEGTPDTPHQGRWWEIIAKYKVSILYCAPTAIRTFMKWGADIPAKFDLSSLRVIGSVGEPINPEAYVWYREHIGGNKAPVVDTWWQTETGMHMISPLPGVTAGKPGAAMKAIPGVNVDVVDDAGKPVPNGSGGYLVITKPWPAMLRTLWGDDQRFIDTYWSRWPGVYFAGDGAKKDEDGDLWLLGRVDDVMNVSGHRLSTTEIESALVSHPKVAEAAVVGATDPTTGQAIAAFVILRTEAGDGGPDVVQELRNHVAKEIGPIAKPRQIMVVSELPKTRSGKIMRRLLRDVAENREVGDVTTLADSTVMDLIKTNLAAGKSDED; encoded by the coding sequence ATGCATGAGGAACGCCGGTTCGAGCCGCCCGCCGACCTGGCCGCGCAAGCGAACCTGAAGGCCGACGCGTACGATCGGGCCGCCGCGGACTTCGAGGGGTTCTGGGCGGAGCAGGCCAAGCGGCTCACCTGGGCCACCGAGCCGACCGAGACGCTCGACTGGAGCAACCCGCCGTTCGCGAAGTGGTACGCCGACGGCAAGCTGAACGCCGCGTACAACTGTGTCGACCGGCACGTCGAGAACGGTCTCGGCGACAAGGTCGCGTACTACTTCGAGGGTGAGCCTGGTGACACCCGCGAAATCACCTACGCGCAGCTCAAGGACGACGTCAGCCAGGCCGCGAACGCGCTGCTCGAGCTGAACGTCAAGGCCGGTGACATCGTCGCCATCTACATGCCGATGATTCCCGAGACCGTGGTCGCGATGCTCGCCTGCGCCCGGATCGGCGCGCCGCACACGGTGATCTTCGGCGGCTTCTCCTCGGAGGCGCTGAAGGACCGGATCCTCGACTGCGACGCCCGCGTCGTGATCACCTCCGACGGCGGGTACCGCCGTGGCGCGCCGGCCGCGCTGAAGCCGGCCGTGGACGCCGCGCTGGTGGACTGCCCGGACGTACGCAACGTGCTGGTGGTGAAGCGCACCGGCCAGGAAACCGCGATGACCGACGGGCGCGACCTCTGGTGGGAGGACTTCGTCGGCAAGCAGTCGGCCGAGCACCAGCCGGAGGCCTTCGACGCCGAGCACCCGCTGTACGTGATGTACACGTCGGGCAGCACGGGCAAGCCCAAGGGCATCCTGCACACCACCGGTGGGTACCTGGTCGGCACTTCGTACACGCAGTGGGGTGTGTTCGACCTCAAGCCGGACACCGACGTGTACTGGACCGCGGCCGACATCGGCTGGGTGACCGGGCACAGCTACATCGTGTACGGCGCGCTCGCGAACGCGAGCACCTCGGTGCTGTACGAAGGTACGCCGGACACGCCGCACCAAGGGCGCTGGTGGGAGATCATCGCCAAGTACAAGGTGTCGATCCTGTACTGCGCGCCGACTGCGATCCGCACCTTCATGAAGTGGGGCGCGGACATCCCGGCGAAGTTCGACCTGTCCTCGCTGCGGGTGATCGGGTCGGTCGGTGAGCCGATCAACCCGGAGGCGTACGTCTGGTACCGCGAGCACATCGGCGGGAACAAGGCGCCGGTCGTCGACACCTGGTGGCAGACCGAGACCGGTATGCACATGATCTCGCCGCTGCCCGGCGTGACCGCGGGCAAGCCGGGTGCCGCGATGAAGGCGATCCCGGGCGTGAACGTCGACGTGGTGGACGACGCCGGCAAGCCGGTACCGAACGGCTCCGGTGGTTATCTGGTGATCACGAAGCCGTGGCCGGCCATGCTGCGTACGCTGTGGGGCGACGACCAGCGGTTCATCGACACGTACTGGTCGCGCTGGCCGGGCGTGTACTTCGCCGGTGACGGCGCGAAGAAGGACGAGGACGGCGACCTCTGGCTGCTCGGCCGGGTCGACGACGTGATGAACGTGTCCGGGCACCGGCTGTCCACCACCGAGATCGAGTCCGCGCTCGTCTCGCACCCGAAGGTCGCGGAGGCCGCCGTCGTCGGCGCCACCGACCCGACCACCGGTCAGGCGATCGCCGCGTTCGTCATCCTCCGCACCGAAGCCGGCGACGGCGGCCCGGACGTGGTCCAGGAACTCCGCAACCACGTCGCCAAGGAAATCGGCCCGATCGCCAAACCACGCCAGATCATGGTCGTCTCCGAACTCCCCAAAACCCGCTCCGGCAAAATCATGCGCCGCCTGCTCCGCGACGTAGCCGAAAACCGCGAGGTAGGCGACGTCACCACGCTGGCCGACTCCACCGTGATGGACCTGATCAAAACCAACCTGGCCGCCGGAAAGTCCGACGAGGACTGA
- a CDS encoding MarR family transcriptional regulator: MDEQTPTALTQLPSWLLTQNAAHAQRIVTESFAAGGARAYHFRLLATLVEFGPASQATLGRRSSIDRSDVVAALNELEADGYVERSPDPADGRRNIITITTAGKRQYKKLSTLIGKAQEEIFAPLSATDRARLTTILGKLRTYHQE, from the coding sequence GTGGACGAGCAGACCCCGACAGCCCTGACCCAGTTGCCGAGCTGGTTGCTGACCCAGAACGCCGCGCATGCGCAGCGGATCGTCACCGAGTCGTTCGCCGCCGGGGGTGCGCGGGCGTACCACTTCCGGTTGCTTGCGACGCTGGTGGAGTTCGGCCCGGCGAGTCAGGCGACGCTCGGCCGGCGGAGTTCGATCGACCGGAGCGATGTTGTTGCCGCGCTCAACGAGCTGGAAGCCGACGGGTACGTCGAGCGCAGCCCCGATCCGGCGGACGGGCGGCGCAACATCATCACGATCACCACGGCCGGCAAGCGGCAGTACAAGAAGCTGTCGACACTGATCGGCAAGGCGCAGGAGGAGATCTTCGCGCCGCTGTCAGCTACCGACCGTGCCCGGCTGACCACGATCCTCGGCAAGCTCCGCACGTACCACCAGGAATAG